The nucleotide window ATCGTGTCGGGGCTGTCGCGGGCGGCGCGCCAGGGCGTCATCGTCCGGGACGGTGGCGCGCTGGAACGGCTGGGGCGAGCCCGCACTCTGCTGCTCGACAAGACAGGCACGCTGACCACGGGCCGTCCCCGGGTTCTGCAGGTGGCCGCCGCTCCGGGCCTGACACCGTCGCAGGTGCTGCGGCTGGCGGCGTCACTCGACCAGATGTCCGCTCACGTGCTGGCTGAGGCGATCGTCGCGGAAGCGCGAGCCCGCGGCTTGGCGCTGTCGGCCCCCCGGGAGGTGACCGAGGAGCCCGGCCGCGGCGTGACCGGCACGGTGGGCGGACAGCGCGTGAGCGTCGGTAAGACGGTGATACCCGTCGAGGCCCGTCCCGGCTGGGCTCGCGCCGCCGACAACCGGGCCGCCTTGGACGGCGCCGCCGTCGCCTGGCTCACCGTCGACGGAGTGCTGTCCGGCGCGATCTTGCTGCTGGACCCGTTGCGTCACGATGCTCCCCGTACGCTGCGACGGCTGCGCTCGGCGGGCATCGACCGCCTGCTGATGCTGACCGGCGACCGCGCCGAGCCCGCCCGTGAGGTGGCCGCGGTGGTCGGGCTGGACGAGGTACGGGCCGAGCAGTTGCCCGCCGACAAGGTCGCCGCGGTCAGAGCGGAAACCCCACGGGCGGTGACGGTCATGGTCGGCGACGGCATCAACGACGCCCCGGCGTTGTCGGCGGCCGACGTCGGGGTGGCGATGGGAGCGCGCGGGTCCACCGCCTCCTCCGAGGCCGCGGACGTGGTGCTGGTCACCGACCGGGTGGACCGGCTCGCCGACGCCATGGAGATCGCGGTGCGCACCCGGCGGATCGCCGTACAGTCGGCCGCGGGCGGCATGGCCATGTCGCTGGTGGCCATGGCGGCCGCGCTGCTGGGCTGGCTGCCGCCCGCGGCCGGGGCGCTGCTGCAGGAGGGGATCGATGTGGTGGTGATCGTCAACGCGCTGCGTGCCGTGCTGCCCCGGCGAGGCGCCCGGCCGGTGCTGGAGCCGGCCACCGAGGACCTGATCCGCCGATTCGCCGCCGAGCATGACGATCTCGCCGACGTGCTGGACGCCGTGCGTGACGCCGCGGGCCTGCTGGCGACCGAGCACGGGCCACGGGTGCTGGGCGCGGTGCGGGAGGTCGACCGGTTGCTGACCGAACGGCTGCTGCCGCATGAGTACGCCGAAGAGCATGAGCTCTACCCGGCGCTGGCCGATCCCCTCGGCGGAGTAGAGGCGACCGCGACCATGAGCCGGGCCCACAGCGAGATCGATCGCCTGGCCCGCCGGATCGCCACGCACGTGAAAGTCGCCGACACCGCCGGCCAGTTGCGGCCCGAGCAACTGGAGGATCTACGCGCCTGCCTGTACGGGCTGCACTCGGTGCTGCGGCTGCACTTCGTGCAGGAGGAGGAGAACTACTTCTCCCTCGCCCCCTGACCGCCGGGGGTGTGGGACGTCAACGCTGTTCGCATGCCAGACGCCCGAAGGCGCGACCGATGATCTGTGTCCTCACTTCGTCCAGACGGCTTTCGCTCCGCTGTGGCCCGCTGCCACAACCGCGACAGTGCTTCCCACCCCGCCGACCAGAGCCAGGACGGTCAAGGCCACTGCTGCCGCGATCCGCCACCATGGCCTGGGACTCGACGGTTTGCCCGGCGCCCGGCCGTTCCGCCCGGTGACGTAGGTCCGGGCACACGTGGCGACGACGGCCAGCCACAGGACGATGACGAACGGCAGCACCAGCTCACCCAGCCCGGCATGCGCTTCGACGAGCTCGCTCTCTCCGACCTGTTCCTCCAGCGTCTCGCCGCTGCTGACCGTCAGAGGAACGGCTATCAGCCCGATCGTGGCGACGAACAGCACTGCCGGCCACAACCGGCGCGCCGCCGCGGGCCACAGGGCCATCAGGATCGTGCCGAGCGCGGCCAGCGGAACGAACGCCACGACGGCATGAGCGAACAGTGGGTGCAAGGGCAGACCCAACACCACGCCCCTCCATCTCCCCGGCCCGGCTCACGACCCGGTGCGGTACCGAACTCCCCCGGCGCACTCACGGATCGCGGCGTACCCGTCGAGGCGATCGGTAACGGCCGGCCACTTAAAGCCTCTGACAGGTGAACGAAGACAATCCGGGCAGGAGGTCTACTTCTCGATCACGGTTCCCGGGCCGGACGGCGGGGAGTCGTACGATCTGAACCTCAGCGCTTCGCTACTCGGCGGCGGCTGGTGCTGAGGACGGCAGGGCCGCCGGCCTCCCCCTGACGACCAGGCCCTGGAGCGCTTCGTCGGTGGGACCTTCCTGCCGCTACTAAGGTTGTGGACGTGAGCCCGAGGCCGGTGCGCGCGGTGGACGCAGAGGAGAAAGTCGACCGGCAGGCGCGGATCCTCGAGGCGGCGCTCCGGCTGCTGTCCCTGCAGGGCATATCCGGAGTCAGCATGCGTGCCGTCGCACGTGAGGCCGGGGTCTCGCTGGGGCTGGTGAACTACCACTACGAGGACAAGACGAGCCTGATCCGGGCGGCCCTGCACCGCATCGAGGAGCAGGACATCGCGCTGGTCGAGCCGGACCTCACCCTGGAGCCGGAAGAGCGGCTGCGGGCCGCGCTGAAGCGGGTGGCCGACCCGGAGTTCCTGACGACGGAATACCTGTCCCTGCGCCTCCAGCTCTGGGCGCTCGCCCAGGCCCACGAGGACTTCGAGCGGATCAACACGGCGGCCCAGAAGCGCTACCGCGCCGGGCTCGCCGCCCTCATCCAGGCGGCCCGCCCCGGGCTGTCGCCCGGCGAGTGCGCCGAGCGGGCCGCCGACGTCGACGTCATCCAGAACGGCCTTTGGCTCACGGCCCTGCTGGGGCTCGACCGCGACTCGATCGGCAGGAGCGTCCGTCGCTGTGAGGAGATAGCGCTCGCCGACTGACCGTCCGCGACCACGACGGTTCTGAACGAACGTTCAGAAGCATATTGAACGATCGTTCAGGCGCTCGTATGCTCCCACCATGGCACCAGTCACGATGGCCGACGTACGCCGCGTCGGCGCCGGTTTCCACCCTGACCCCGGACGGTCGTTCTCGCTGCGGTCGGAGGCGTACACGGACCCGCGGTGGCTCGAGGCCGACGTCCGCGCGATCTTCGCCCGCACGTGGCAGTGGGTCTGCCACGTGGAGAAGGTCCGGTCACCCGGCAGCTACGTGTCGGCCACCGTGGCCGGCATGCCGATCGCGGTCGTGCGCGATCGTGACGGAGCGCTGCGCGCCTTCTACAACGTCTGCAAGCACCGCGCCCACGAGCTGCTCACGGGCTCGGGCACCACGCGCACCATCGTCTGTCCGTACCACGCGTGGACCTACGGCCTGGACGGGCAGCTGAAGGCGGCCCGCCGCGCCGACAGGATGCCGGACTTCGACAAGAGCGAGATCTGTCTCGACCAGGTCCTGGTGGAGGAGTTCGGCGGCTTCGTCTACGTGAACCTGGACCCGGGCGCCGCGCCCCTGGCCGAACAGGCCGGGGACCTGGCGGCCGAGATCGCCAGGTGGGCCCCCGACGTGGCCGAGCTGACCCTCGCGAAGCGGTTGACCTACGACATCGCGTCCAACTGGAAGAACGTCATCGACAACTTCCTGGAGTGCTACCACTGCCACGTCGCCCACAAGGAGTTCGTCGACCTCGTCGACATGGACACCTACGAGGTGAAGACGCACGGCATCTGGTCGAGCCACTTCGCCGAGGCCGGCAAGCAGGAGAACGCCGCGTACGACGTCGCGGGCGCGTCGGTCACGGAGCACGCGGTCTGGTGGCTGTGGCCCAACACCTGTCTGCTGCGCTACCCCGGCCGCGGCAACTTCATGGTCCTGCAGGTGATTCCGGCCGGCCCCGACCGGACCCTGGAGACCTGGGACTTCTACTTCGAGACGCCCGAGCTCATGGACGCCGAGGTGGAGGCGGTGCGGTACATCGACGAGGTGCTGCAGCAGCAGGACATCACGATCGTGGAGAGCGTCCAGCGCGGCATGAACACCCCGGCCTTCGATCAGGGCCGCATCGTCTACGACCCGGCCGGCTCGGGGCTGTCCGAGCACGGCGTGCACCACTTCCACGGTCTCGTGCTCGACGCCTACCGGTCGTGGGTGGAGGGGACCGCCGCCGGGACACGACTCAGCCGCGCGGCGCGTACATGATGACCAGGACACCCAGCAGGCAGACGGCCGCCCCGATCAGATCCCAGCGGTCGGGGCGGAAGCCGTCCACCACCATGCCCCAGACCAGCGAGCCCGCGACGAACACCCCTCCGTAGGCGGCGAGGATCCGGCCGAAGTGGGCGTCCGGCTGGAAGGTCGCCACCAATCCGTAAAGGCCCAGGGCGACGATCCCCGCCCCGACCCACAGCAGCCCGCGCTGCTGTCTCACTCCTTGCCAGACGAGCCAGGCACCGCCGATCTCGGCGAGCGCGGCGACGACGAACAGCAGGAGAGAACGCGCGACGGTCACGGCTGCGACTGTAGAGGAACGGTCACGGTCTCCCGCTTCGGCGGCGGCCGTGGAGGACCCGCCCGCTCAGGCCGGCGGCAAGCGTGCGTCTCGTACCGGGATGCGACTCCCCAATGTGCTTTCTATGGTGGTTCATCCCTGTTCCTTCGGCAGAGGTATCCTGCTGCGCACTGTCACCGACTTCCCCCGGACATCGGCGGGCCCGCCGCGTGGCAACGGCACGGTACGGGAGTCCGGCGCGGGTGAGCTGGGCTCGGCGTGAACG belongs to Microbispora sp. ZYX-F-249 and includes:
- a CDS encoding heavy metal translocating P-type ATPase, whose amino-acid sequence is MDDRVLERVFLAVTGGALVGGGVAWMAGASGVADGFWTAGTAVAVVPSVVWVFAALRKRRAGVDLIAALALAGTLAVGEYLAGALIAVMLATGRALDAAAERRASRDLRALLERAPRSARRRSGGDVVVVALAEVRAGDVVVVGPGEVVPVDGRVLTGPAMLDEAALTGESALVERGIGEAVRSGVVNAGGAVDVEATATAEDSTYAQIVRLAEQAGAQRAPVVRLAERYAAWFLPLSLGVAGAAWLISGSAVRAVAVLVVATPCPLLLAAPVAIVSGLSRAARQGVIVRDGGALERLGRARTLLLDKTGTLTTGRPRVLQVAAAPGLTPSQVLRLAASLDQMSAHVLAEAIVAEARARGLALSAPREVTEEPGRGVTGTVGGQRVSVGKTVIPVEARPGWARAADNRAALDGAAVAWLTVDGVLSGAILLLDPLRHDAPRTLRRLRSAGIDRLLMLTGDRAEPAREVAAVVGLDEVRAEQLPADKVAAVRAETPRAVTVMVGDGINDAPALSAADVGVAMGARGSTASSEAADVVLVTDRVDRLADAMEIAVRTRRIAVQSAAGGMAMSLVAMAAALLGWLPPAAGALLQEGIDVVVIVNALRAVLPRRGARPVLEPATEDLIRRFAAEHDDLADVLDAVRDAAGLLATEHGPRVLGAVREVDRLLTERLLPHEYAEEHELYPALADPLGGVEATATMSRAHSEIDRLARRIATHVKVADTAGQLRPEQLEDLRACLYGLHSVLRLHFVQEEENYFSLAP
- a CDS encoding TetR/AcrR family transcriptional regulator — translated: MSPRPVRAVDAEEKVDRQARILEAALRLLSLQGISGVSMRAVAREAGVSLGLVNYHYEDKTSLIRAALHRIEEQDIALVEPDLTLEPEERLRAALKRVADPEFLTTEYLSLRLQLWALAQAHEDFERINTAAQKRYRAGLAALIQAARPGLSPGECAERAADVDVIQNGLWLTALLGLDRDSIGRSVRRCEEIALAD
- a CDS encoding aromatic ring-hydroxylating oxygenase subunit alpha produces the protein MAPVTMADVRRVGAGFHPDPGRSFSLRSEAYTDPRWLEADVRAIFARTWQWVCHVEKVRSPGSYVSATVAGMPIAVVRDRDGALRAFYNVCKHRAHELLTGSGTTRTIVCPYHAWTYGLDGQLKAARRADRMPDFDKSEICLDQVLVEEFGGFVYVNLDPGAAPLAEQAGDLAAEIARWAPDVAELTLAKRLTYDIASNWKNVIDNFLECYHCHVAHKEFVDLVDMDTYEVKTHGIWSSHFAEAGKQENAAYDVAGASVTEHAVWWLWPNTCLLRYPGRGNFMVLQVIPAGPDRTLETWDFYFETPELMDAEVEAVRYIDEVLQQQDITIVESVQRGMNTPAFDQGRIVYDPAGSGLSEHGVHHFHGLVLDAYRSWVEGTAAGTRLSRAART
- a CDS encoding YnfA family protein, which translates into the protein MTVARSLLLFVVAALAEIGGAWLVWQGVRQQRGLLWVGAGIVALGLYGLVATFQPDAHFGRILAAYGGVFVAGSLVWGMVVDGFRPDRWDLIGAAVCLLGVLVIMYAPRG